Proteins from one Bombyx mori chromosome 1, ASM3026992v2 genomic window:
- the LOC101741691 gene encoding mitogen-activated protein kinase kinase kinase 12 — translation MDEHEIAENEAGGFLSKTSTQDLRFHFEDGKKPLFWMVGMMDCFTNIFSLFANSEMRPTREEDWEVPFESITDMMYLGSGAQGVVYSGNLRGEMVAVKKLREKEETDIMHLRKLNHDNIVRFRGVCSEGENYCIIMEFCQYGPLYDFLHSGASFTPRQIIRWAKDIAQGMVYLHNRKIIHRDLKSPNVLVADNLVAKVSDFGTSREWDNESAVMSFTGTVAWMAPEVIRHEPCSERVDVWSFGVVLWELLTQEIPYKTLETHAILWGVGTETILLPVPNSCPESLKLLLNQCWDRVPRNRPPFKIILAHLDIAGAEFSRVLPDRFSVTQATWRKEIENEMKEIYTRNKEKFEQAQKLQSVRREELRLARDTRLIYEQQLSRANELYMEVCAVRLQLEQKEKHLDEREKALKLCRCGLRKTLKYYQRQNSSSSDGKSPLEVITEVPRRRKRPEAHVIVSYIEEDRQTVTTVMEECECIDNCKNNNLDVIQTSVVERNGNIEETTCAFPFGSNDNYAPGQIPDVAHV, via the exons ATGGATGAGCACGAGATTGCAGAGAACGAAGCGGGCGGGTTCTTGTCGAAGACTAGTACCCAAGACTTGCGGTTTCACTTCGAAGACGGGAAGAAGCCACTCTTCTGGATGGTGGGAATGATGGACTGCTTCACAAATATTTTCTCGCTCTTCGCCAACAGCGAAATGAGACCAACAAGAG AGGAAGATTGGGAAGTGCCATTTGAGAGCATCACGGATATGATGTACCTAGGCTCTGGGGCCCAGGGGGTAGTGTACAGCGGCAACCTTAGAGGTGAAATGGTAGCCGTCAAAAAATTACGAGAGAAAGAAGAGACCGACATCATGCACCTGAGGAAACTCAACCACGACAACATAG TTCGTTTCCGTGGCGTCTGCTCGGAAGGAGAAAACTATTGTATTATCATGGAGTTCTGTCAATACGGGCCACTCTACGACTTCCTTCACAGCGGTGCATCTTTTACACCCAGACAGATCATTAGGTGGGCCAAAGATATTGCCCAAGGCATGGTCTATTTGCACAACCGCAAGATTATCCATCGTGATCTGAAAAGCCCCAA TGTCCTGGTAGCTGACAATCTTGTCGCAAAGGTGAGTGACTTTGGCACCAGCCGAGAGTGGGACAACGAGAGTGCCGTCATGAGCTTTACTGGCACAGTGGCCTGGATGGCGCCCGAAGTGATTCGCCATGAGCCTTGCTCTGAGCGTGTGGATGTCTGGTCTTTCGGTGTTGTGTTATGGGAGCTGTTGACCCAGGAGATCCCGTACAAGACCTTGGAGACTCATGCTATTCTCTGGGGAGTGGGCACCGAAACTATTTTGCTGCCAGTTCCGAACAGTTGCCCGGAGAGCCTGAAACTCTTGCTGAACCAATGCTGGGACCGTGTGCCTAGGAACAG GCCACCTTTCAAGATAATTTTGGCTCACTTGGACATCGCCGGCGCTGAATTCAGTAGGGTCCTGCCCGACCGTTTTAGCGTGACCCAGGCGACATGGCGTAAAgagatcgaaaatgaaatgaaggAGATCTATACGAG GAACAAGGAGAAGTTTGAACAGGCTCAGAAACTGCAGTCAGTTCGTCGCGAGGAGTTGCGCTTGGCTCGCGACACGCGTCTCATCTACGAGCAGCAGCTCTCCCGCGCCAACGAACTATACATGGAGGTCTGCGCCGTCCGCCTCCAGCTCGAACAGAAAGAGAAGCACCTTGACGA GCGCGAGAAAGCTCTGAAACTCTGCCGTTGCGGCCTGCGTAAGACTCTGAAGTACTACCAGCGTCAGAACTCGTCATCGTCGGACGGTAAGTCTCCGCTCGAGGTCATCACGGAGGTGCCTCGCCGTCGCAAGCGCCCGGAGGCCCACGTGATCGTGAGCTACATAGAAGAAGACAGACAGACGGTCACCACCGTCATGGAGGAGTGCGAGTGCATAGACAACTGCAAGAACAACAACTTGGACGTAATACAGACCAGCGTGGTCGAGAGGAACGGTAACATTGAAGAGACCACCTGCGCCTTCCCGTTCGGCAGCAATGACAACTACGCCCCAGGTCAAATCCCAGATGTGGCTCACGTCTAA